Within the Acuticoccus sediminis genome, the region GACGCCCCGCAGATCGCCGCGATCGGCATCACCAACCAGCGCGAGACGGTGGCGGTGTGGGAGCGGGCGACGCTGAAGCCGGTCCACCGCGCCATCGTCTGGCAGGACCGCCGCACCGCCGACAAGTGCGAGGCGCTGCGCGCGGAGGGGCTGGAGCCGATGGTGACCGAGAAGACCGGCCTCCTCCTCGACCCCTACTTCTCCGGCACCAAGCTCGCCTGGCTCCTCGACAACGTGGACGGGCTGCGCGCGCGGGCGGAGGCGGGGGAGGTGGTGTTCGGCACCATCGACACCTTCCTGATCGCCCGCCTCACCGGGCACTTCGCGACCGACGTCACCAACGCCTCACGCACGCTTCTCTACGATATCGGCTCCGGCACCTGGGACGACGAGCTCTGCCGCATGCTGGGCGTGCCCCGGTCGATGCTGGCGGAGGTGCGGGACAATGCCGCCGACTACGGCACGACGCATCCCGCCCTCTTCGGCGCGGCCATCCCGGTCTACGGCGTCGCAGGCGACCAGCAGGCGGCGGTGATCGGCAATGCCTGCTTCCAGCCGGGGATGGTCAAATCGACGTACGGCACCGGCTGCTTCGCGCTGATCAACACGGGACCGGATCGCGTCGCCTCGCAGAACCGGCTGCTGACCACGGTGGCCTACCGGCTCGGCGGACGGACGAACTATGCGCTGGAAGGGGCGATCTTCGTGGCGGGCGCGGCGGTGCAGTGGCTGCGCGACGGGCTCGGCATCATCGACCACGCGGCGCAGTCCGGCGAGCTGGCGGCGAACGCCGACCCTAACCAGGACGTCGTCCTGGTGCCGGCCTTCGTCGGTCTCGGCGCGCCGCACTGGGACGCCAACGCGCGCGGCGCGATCTTCGGGATCACCCGCTCGACCGGCCCGGCGGAGCTCGCCAAGGCGGCGCTGGAGAGCGTCGCGCTGCAGACCCACGACCTCATCCGCGCCATGCACAAGGACTGGGCCGGCTCGCGCGACACGGTGCTGCGCGTCGACGGCGGCATGGTCGCCTCGGACTGGGCGATGCAGCGCCTCGCCGACGTCCTCGGCGCGCCGGTGGACCGCCCGTCGATCAACGAGACGACGGCGCTGGGGGCCGCGTGGCTGGCGGGGATGCACGCCGGCGTCTGGCCGGGCCAGGAGGGGTTCGCCGCGGGCTGGCACCGTGACCGCCGGTTCGAGCCGCAGATGCCGGAGGCGGACCGCTCCCGCCTCATCGGGCTCTGGAACGACGCCGTCTCGCGCACCCTGACCCGGGTCAACTGAGCCGGGCGAACCGGCCGTGGACGCGTCGACCGGCGCCGCCAGGGTCCACAGCGTGCCGAAAGCCTGAGGTGTTGGGATAGGCGGCCCCGACATCGACGAGGCCCGCCCGTGCACGCATCCGTCCTCGCCCTCGCGGCGACGCTTCTCGCCGCGCCGTCCGGCACCGGCCCCGCGCTCCTTCGTGGCGATCCGGGCGGGGCGGCGGCCGTGCTGACGGTCCAGTTCGGCGACAGCCCGCAGGAGCAGCGGCGCAAGGCGATCGAGCAGCGCCGCCGCGAGATCGACCGACTGCGCCACGCCGCCGAGCGCGAGCGGGAGGAGCGCCGCCGCCAGCGGCTCGAGGCGATGCGCGGCTCGCAGGAGGCCGGCGGCGCCGCGTGGAAGGCCGACGGACAGGTTCAGGGGAGCGTTGCCGGCGGAACCGGCGCCTACCATGCCGAGTCTTTTGCGGGCGGCGGGGAGGGCGCGCCGCGTGACAGCTTCGGCCGCCGCCACCTGGCATACCAGCTCGCGGCGGATCCGGACGGCGACCGGCGGGCGCGCCGCCTCGCGACGGCCTACGCCCCGGCCCGATCGGCCCTGACGCGGCACCTCCTGTCCCGGGGGCGGCGAGGCGACACGCAGGCCGCCCAGCTCGCCCGCGAGTACAATCAGCGCAGCTGGGAGCGTCAGGAGACCAAGCGGGCCGAGCAGGCGCCCACCGGCGAGCTGGGCCCCCTCGGCAAGCTGCGCTGGGGCGACCTCGTCCGCCGCGACAATGAATATTCCATCTTCCAGACCAACGACCTGCACCGGCTGGTCGCGAACCGGGACGACACCGACCGCTTCCGCTGGAACGCGCTCTCCCTGCAGGAATACACCTTCGACAACGGCTGGACGGAGTCGGTGGCGTCCCGCCGGGACGGCAGCACCGTGCGAACGCTGCGCGACGCCGAGGACGTCCCCATCCGCCGCACCCGGACCGACGCGAACGGCGACGAGGTGACGCTCTTCAACAACCTGCCGTCCTGGTGGCAGGAAAAGTCGAGGATCGACGTGAACATCGGGGCGGAGGGCTTCGACACCGGGATCGGCGGCCAGGTCATCGACGGCGCCGTCTCGTCGCTGGACGAACTCTACAGGGCTGCGACGGCCGAGCCGCTCGGCAACCCGCGCCGGTCGTTCACGCTGAACCAGCTCCTCGTCAACGAGGGCCTGCGGGGGCTGATGCCGGGGATCGACGTCGACACGATCAACTTCGAGACGAACTCGGCGGTCGTGTCGGAGGACGAGATGGCGGTGCTGGAGCTGATCGGCGCGGCGATCTCGGCGGCGGTGGCGGCCAACCCGCGCGAGGTCTTCCTCATCGAGGGCCACACGGACGCGAAGGGCGACGACCTCGACAACATGGAGCTGAGCGACCGGCGGGCCGAGGCTGTGGCGATGCTGCTCACCGAGGCCTTCAACATTCCGCCGGAGAACTTCGTCACCCACGGCTACGGCGAGGAGTTCCTGAAGGTGGAGACGCAGGACGAGGAGCGCCGCAACCGACGCGTCACCATCCGCCGCATCACGCCGCTCCTGACCGAGGGGACGGAACTCTCCCCGATGGCGACGGCGCCGGACAGCTAGGCGCCGCGCGAACTCAGCCCGGAGCCAAGGTCGACGCGGCCCGGGCGACGGGCCGCATCATGGAGCGGGCCGCGCGGCACCGGGCCGCGCGGGAGAGGCGGGTTACGCCGCCTTGGTTTCGGCCTCGGAGATGAGGCGCCACAGGACGTCCGGGGTCGCCGGCATGTCGACGTGCGGCACGCCGCAGTTCGTCCACAGCGCGTTGCAGACGGCGTTCATCACGGCCGGAGCGGCGCCGATGGTACCGGCTTCACCCGCGCCCTTGATCCCCATCGCGTTGTGCTTGGACGGCACGTTGCGCGTCTCGAAGTGGAAGAACGGCACGTCGTCGGCGCGCGGCACGCAGTAGTCGAGCAGCGAGGCCGAGAGGAGCTGGCCCTCGTCGTCATAGACCGTCCGCTCGTAGAGCGCCTGGCCGATGCCCTGAACGATACCGCCGTGGACCTGGCCCTGCAGCAGCATCGGGTTCACCGTCGCGCCGAAGTCGTCGACGATGACGTACCGCAGCAGCGTCACCTTGCCCGTCGCCTTGTCGATCTCGAGCTCGCAGATGTGCGTGCCGTTCGGGAAGGTCGGCTCGTCCTGCTGGACGCGGCCCTCGCTGGTGAGGCCGCCCGCCGAGGCGGCGAGCTCGGCGAAGGTCACCGAGCGGTCGGTGCCGACGATGCGCACGGACCCGGCGTCGAACTCCAGGTCGTCGGCGGAAGCCTCGAGCCTGTCGGAGGCGAGTTCCTTCAGCTTGGTCGACATCTCCACCGACGCGACGTCCACCGAGGGAAGGCCGAGCGGGATGGAGCGCGAGCCGCCCGTGCCGCCGCCGGTCTTCACCCGGTCGGTGTCGCCCTGGATGACGGTGATGTCGGCCGGGTCGACGCCGAGACGGTCGGCGATGATCTGCGTGTAGGACGTCGCGTGGCCCTGACCGTTGGTCTGTGTGCCGATGAGGAGCGTCATCTTGCCGTCGGGGGCGAGCTCGATCTCGGCCCGCTCGGAACCCGGGAAGGCACAGGCCTCGATGTAGGTGGCCATGCCGATGCCGCGGATCGCGCCGCGTGCCTCGCTCTCGGCCTTGCGGCCGGAGAAGCCGGCCCAGTCGATGACCTCCATCGCGCGGGACATGTGTCCGTCGAACTCGCCGGTGTCGTAGGTGCGGCCCGCGGCGGTCTTGAAGGGCATCTCCTCCGGCTTGATGAAGTTGCGCCGGCGGATCTCCTCCGGGGTGAGGCCCATGATGCGCGCCGCCTCGTCGACGAGACGCTCCACCGTGTAGGCGGCCTCCGGACGGCCCGCGCCGCGGTAGGCGTCGGTCGGCACCGTGTGGGTGTAGACGCCCTTCACCGCGACATACATCACCGGGAAGGCGTAGACGCCGGGCGCCATCGAGGAGCCGACGAACGGAATGTGCGGCGCGAACTGGGCCAGGTAACCGCCCATGTTGGCCTTGAGGTCGACGCGCAGGGCGAGGAACTTGCCGTCGTCGTCCATCGCGATCTCGGCGGTGGTGACGTTGTCGCGGCCCTGGCTGTCGGACATGTAGGCTTCCGAGCGCCCGCAGATCCACTTCACCGGCGTCCCGCCGAGGAGCTTCGCCGCATACATCACGGCCGGGTACTCGGGGTAGACGAAGATCTTCGTGCCGAAGCCGCCGCCGACGTCCGGCGTGACGACGCGGATGTTGGCCTCGTCCGTCTTCAGGATCTCGGCGAGGACGCCGCGCATGCCGTGGCCGCCCTGGGTGCCGGCGGTGAGCGTGTAGCGGCCGGTCGCCGGATCGAACTCACCGAGCGCGCCGCGCGTCTCCATGTAGTTGGTGACGAGGCGGTTGTTGCGCAGCTCCAGCTTGGCGAAGCGGGTGGCCCTGGCGAAGGCTTCCTCGGTGCCCTCGCTGTTGCCGACGCCGTAGCGGAAGGCGAGGTTCGAGCCGTGGTCCGGCCAGACCAACGGTGCGCCGTCCTCGAGCGCCGCGGCGGCGTCGGTGACGCTGTCGGTCGCGTTCCACTCGATGTCGATCATCTCGGCCGCGTCGTTGGCGGCAGCGACGCTGTCGGCGACGATGAGCGCGACCGGGTCGCCGATGTGGCGCACCTCGTCCTTGGCGAGCACGTAGCGCGGGTAGACCGCGGTCGGCGTGCCGTCTTCCTGCTTGTAGGCCGCGCGGCAGGGCAGCGGGGCCATGGTATCGGCGAGGTCGGCGTAGGTCATGACGAGGCGCACGCCGGGGGCGGACTTCGCGGCGTCGACGTCGTTGATCGTGAAGGTGCCGGCGGCGATGGGGGAGCGCAGGACCACGCCGTAGAGCGTCCCCTCCGGGGTTACGTCGGCGGTGTAGCGGCCATGGCCCGTGATGAGGGCCTGATCCTCCACACGCAGGGCGGACGCACCCATCCCGAACTTCGCCATCGTCATATCGTTCATGCGTTATCCCCGTGCGAGCGTGGTGGCGGAGCGTGCTGGGTTCCACCGGCCGATGCCGTGCCGCCCCAGCCCTCGTTTTGTTCGGACCCTAGCCTCGACAAATCGATTGCGCCACCACGCATATACTCTTTGTTGCAGTGCGTTGCCGCCGCGGACGGTCCGGCCGTCAGACCGCGCGAAGGTGGGCGAGGAGCCGGGCCGTGGAGCCGTCGAGCTCCGGGCTCGTCTCGCCCTTGACCGCCGGGAGCAGTACGCCGGCCAGCTCCTTGCCGAGCTCCACGCCCCACTGGTCGAACGAGTTGATGTCCCACAGGACGCCCTGCACGAAGACCTTGTGCTCGTAGAAGGCGAGGAGCCGCCCGAGCGTGAACGGGTCCAGTGTCCTGTAGGCGATGGTGTTGGACGGGCGGTTGCCGGGGAACACCCGGTGCGGCGCGAGGCGGTCCGCCTCGGCGGCGTCCATCCCCTTGGCGAGGAGCTGCTCGCGCGCCTCCTCGAGGGTGCGGCCGCGCATCAGGGCCTGCGTCTGCGCCAGCGCGTTGGCGACGAGCTTGGCGTGATGGTCGGACAGCGCCTCGTGCGGCTGCGCGGCGACGAGGATGTCCACCGGGACGACGTCGGTGCCCTGGTGGAGGAGCTGGTAGAAGGCGTGCTGCCCGTTGGTGCCCGGCTCGCCGAAGATCACCGGGCCGGTGGGGCTCGTCACCGGCGAGCCGTCGCGGTGAACGCGCTTGCCGTTCGATTCCATGTCCACCTGCTGCAGGTGCGCGGCGAACTCGATGAGGCGCTGGTCGTAGGGCAGGATCGCGTAGGCGCCGTAGCCGAGGTAGGTGCGGTACCAGTCGCCGAGGAGGCCCATGACGACGGGGATGTTCTCCTCCAGCGGGCGGGTGCGGAAGTGCTCGTCAGCCGCGGCGCCGCCGGCGAGGAACTGGCGGAAGTTGGTGCCGCCGATCGCGATGGCGACGGAGAGGCCGATGGCGGACCACACCGAGTATCGCCCGCCGACCCAGTCCCAGAAGCCGAACACGCGGTCCTCGCCGATGCCGAACTCGGCCACCTTGTCGAGGGCGGTGGAGATCGCCGCGAAGTGGGCGCCGACGGCGTCCTCGCCGAGGTTGTCGACGATCCACTGCCGCGCGGTGGCCGCGTTGGTCATCGTCTCCTGCGTCGTGAACGTCTTGGAGGCGATGAGGAAGAGCGTGCGCGCCGGGTTGAGGCCGGCGAGCGTGTCGGCGATGTCCGCCCCGTCGACGTTGGCGACGAAATGCACCTTCGGCCCGCCCTCCCGGTAGGGGGAGAGGGCGCGCACCGCCATGCGGGGGCCGAGGTCCGATCCGCCGATGCCGATGTTGACGACGTCGCTGAACGGTGCGCCGTCGGCGGCGGCTATGGTCCCGCCGCGCACCCCGTCGGCGAACGCGACGACGCGGTCCAGGACCTCCTTCACCTCGCCGGTGACGTCCTTGCCGGCGACCTGAAACGGTCCGGGATCGCGCAGCGCCACGTGCAGGACGGCGCGGCCCTCGGTGAGGTTGATGGGCTCGCCCGCGAACATCGCGTCGCGCATTGCCTCGAGACCGGCGGCCCGGGCGCGCTCCATCAGGAGGCGCATCGTCTCGGCGGTGACGATGTTCTTCGAGTAGTCGAGGAGGAGGTCCCCCTCCTCGAGGGAGAAGCGGCCCGCACGGCCGGGGTCGCTGGCGAAGGCGTCGCGCAGGTGGAACCCGTCGAGGCTCTTCAGATGGTCGGTGAGAGCATCGGACATGGGCATGCGGACCGCTCCGTTAGTTGCTGTTGGCGATTGCCAGGTCGTTGGCCTTCTGGAGGTTTTCCCAGAACTGCTTGACGCTCGACTCCCACGAGAACTCCTCGGCGTAGGCGCGGCAGCGGTCGCGCGGGATGTCCAGCGCGTCGAGGCAGGCCTGCCGCAGGTCCCAGTTGAGGGCGCCCGTCTGCGAATCGGCGATGACGTCGAGCGGCCCCATGGTGGGGAAGGCGGCCACCGGGACGCCGCAGGCGAGCGCCTCCATCTGGACGAGGCCCCAGGTGTCGGTGAGGCTCGGGAAGACGAAGACGTCGGCCGAAGTGTAGTGCGCGGTCAGCTCCTCGCCCAGCCGGTTGCCGGTGAAGACCGCCTCGGGATAGCGCGCCTTGAGGTCGGGCAGCGCCGGCCCGTCGCCGACCACCAGCTTGGTGCCCGGCAGGTCGAGCTTGAGGAAGGCGTCGATGTTCTTCTCCACCGACACGCGGCCGACGTAGAGGAAGACCGGCTTCGGCAGGTCCGGCAGCGCCGGCGGCACGTCCGGGTTGAAGGTGACGGTGTCGACGCCGCGCACCCAGCGGACCAGCCGGCGGAAGCCGCGCGCCGCGAGCTCGCGCTCCAGCGTCGTGTTGGACACCATGCAGCACACGCCCGCGTTGTGGAACGAGCGCACGAAGGCGTAGGACCAGGAGAGCGGCACCGGCGCACGCGCCCGGACGTACTCCGGAAAGCGCGTGTGGTAGCTCGTGGTGTAGCCGATGTCGTTCTTGCGGCACCACCGCCGCGCGATCATCCCGAGCGGGCCTTCGGTGGCGATGTGCACGTAGTCCGGCTGGATGTCGTCGATCACCCGGGACACGCGCCACGGCGGCGTCACCGCGAGGCGGATTTCCGGATAGGTCGGCATCGGGACCGTCCGGTACTCCTGCGGCGTGACCATGTACACCTCGATGCCGAGCTTCTCGAGCTCCTGGCGGGTGGTGTCGAGCGTGCGGACCACGCCGTTCACCTGCGGATGCCAGGCATCCGTCACGAGGGCGAGCTTGGTCATCGCCCGTTCTCCAAAAATGTCATGCGGCCTGCGAGCGCGACGCTGCCGCGATGTCGGGTCGGCTCGGCTGCCGCTCGGCGAGACGGGTCCAGCGGATCAGCTCGAAGGTGCCGTCCTCGTGCTCGGCCACGGCGGTGCAGCTCTCCACCCAGTCTCCGGTGTTGATATAGCGCGTACCGTGCATGTCGTGCATCGTCGCATGGTGAATGTGGCCGCACACGACACCGTCGGCACCGCGACGCTTGGCCTCGGTCGACAGCGCCTCCTCGAACTTGCCGATGAAGGAGACGGCGTTTTTCACCTTCAGCTTCGCCCAGGCCGACAGCGACCAGTAGGTGAGGCCGAGCTTGCGGCGCACGATGTTGATCCAGGTGTTGGTGGCGAGCGTCGTGACGTAGGCCCAGTCGCCGAGGAGGGCCAGCCACTTCGCATGACGCACGACGACGTCGAACTGGTCGCCGTGAATGATGAGAAGTTTCTTCCCGTCCGCCGTGGTGTGGATTGCGGAGTCGACGACCTCGACGCCGCCGAAGTGCGTGCCGACATAGTCCCGCAGGAATTCGTCATGGTTTCCGGGCAGGTAGACGATGTCCGCGCCCTTGCGGCCCTTGCGCAGGATCTTCTGGACGACGTCGTTGTGCGTCTGCGGCCAGTACCAGGTCTTCTTCAGCCGCCAGCCGTCGATGATGTCGCCGACGAGGTAGATCTTTTCCGCATCGTGGTGACGCAGGAAGTCCAACAAGAGCTCGGCCTGACAACCCCGCGTTCCGAGATGGATGTCGGAAAGGAAGAGCGTGCGGAACTTGCGCACATCCGGTTCGTCCTCGGAGCCCATTTCCGACCTCGTGCCGTAGCGCTTCATCGATCTGTGGCGCCTGCTAGCATACCTATTTGGTGTATGAACAGAGCACTACCATCCCAGTCCCAGCCTAACAGATCCACTGTGACATGCAGTGGACAGTGGGCATCACTGGTGTGCACGATCTTGCCGGATCAGCCGGTCGAGCCTACCCAGACGACATGACGGTGCATCTTCTCAAGCTCTGTGTCGGCGTGACCTCCATCGACGAGCTTCGGCAGTCGGCGGAGCGGCGTGGTGGTGCCGATCCCTCCGGGGCCATGCGAATCACCACGCGAATGGCGCCCAAGCGCGCCGACGAGGTGCTCGACGAGGGAAGCCTCTACTGGGTCATCAAGGGCAGCGTGCAGGCGCGCCAGCGGGTCGTCGGCATCGAGCCGTTCACCGACGGCGCCGGCGTCGGCCGGGTCCATATCTTGCTGGAGCCGGACGTCGTCGCCGTGCGGCCGCGCCCGTGCCGTGCGTTCCAGGGGTGGCGGTACCTGCGCGCCGACGAGGCGCCGGCGGACTTCTCCCTCGCCGCCGTGGACGAGGCGATGCCCGCCGCCATGCGCCGCGATCTCCTGGAACTCTGCCTGATCTGACTTGCGGCCGCGCCGAACGGCCCGCGCCGTCAAGATGCTGCGACCACAGATGAATTCCGTTCCGCCCCCGCCGCCGTTTCGACGGGATGGGCGTACGCGGGAGTGGCCTCAGCCACGCGGCAACGAGCCGGCACGCGGTCACGCGCCGTCGATCGAGCGCGGCTCACACCGCCAAGTCGGCGAAAACCGTACAGTGGCTCTGTCGTAGCGATCGGCTGGTTTGGCGCCGGCTATCGGGATGACTGCGGCCATCCGGGACGCGGCCATCCGGGGTATCCGAACGGGGAGCGCCGTCGTGCCCGCGGCATGCCATGCCGCTTGCCGGCCCGGTTCGCAGGTGCGCGTCCCGCTCTGGGCCGGGCAGGGGGGCCGGAGCGGGGCGGGACCGCCCGTCCGCTCCGGCGCTTGGCTCAGTTCGGCTCGCCGGTCTCGGCGGCCGGTTGCGGGGCGGCGTCCGACGCGGCCTCGCTGCGGCGCGTCCGCGGAGTGCGGGTGCGCGTCGTGGTGGTGGTGCTGCTGCTGCGCCGACGCGGAGTCTTCGGCTTGGCGGCCTTCTTCGGCTTGGCCTCGGAGGCGTCGCCCTCGGCGTCGGAGCTCTCGTTGTCCGAGGCGCTCGAGTCGTCGTCCGAAGTGTACTCGCCGGCGGCTTCCATCTCTACCGGAGACGCCGTCACGACCGGTTGCGGCGCGCGGCCGGGATCGGCCGTAGTGGACGGGCCGTCGTCGTCCTCGTCGTCGCTCGGGGCGGCGTGCCTGCCGTTCGCCCCGTTGCCGTTGCCGTTACCGTTGCGGTGGTGCGAGTGGGACGGGGCGTCGTCATGGTCGTCGTCGCGGTTGTGGGCGTGGTTGCCGTTGACGCGAATCGCGCGGCGCATGCCTTCGTCGTCGTCTTCCATCCCGTCGTAGCCGTTGATGGAAGGCTGGTCGCCGCCGCGGCCGCCGCGGTCGTCGTCCCGTCGGTCGCGCGGTTGCGGCTGACCGGACTGCTCGTAGGCAGCCGCGACGATCCGGTAGTAATGTTCGGCGTGT harbors:
- the glpK gene encoding glycerol kinase GlpK, producing MTAPILAIDQGTTSTRAIVFSGDQKIIGVGQQEFKQHFPRSGWVEHDLEDIWGTTLATVRSALAEAKLDAPQIAAIGITNQRETVAVWERATLKPVHRAIVWQDRRTADKCEALRAEGLEPMVTEKTGLLLDPYFSGTKLAWLLDNVDGLRARAEAGEVVFGTIDTFLIARLTGHFATDVTNASRTLLYDIGSGTWDDELCRMLGVPRSMLAEVRDNAADYGTTHPALFGAAIPVYGVAGDQQAAVIGNACFQPGMVKSTYGTGCFALINTGPDRVASQNRLLTTVAYRLGGRTNYALEGAIFVAGAAVQWLRDGLGIIDHAAQSGELAANADPNQDVVLVPAFVGLGAPHWDANARGAIFGITRSTGPAELAKAALESVALQTHDLIRAMHKDWAGSRDTVLRVDGGMVASDWAMQRLADVLGAPVDRPSINETTALGAAWLAGMHAGVWPGQEGFAAGWHRDRRFEPQMPEADRSRLIGLWNDAVSRTLTRVN
- a CDS encoding OmpA family protein gives rise to the protein MHASVLALAATLLAAPSGTGPALLRGDPGGAAAVLTVQFGDSPQEQRRKAIEQRRREIDRLRHAAEREREERRRQRLEAMRGSQEAGGAAWKADGQVQGSVAGGTGAYHAESFAGGGEGAPRDSFGRRHLAYQLAADPDGDRRARRLATAYAPARSALTRHLLSRGRRGDTQAAQLAREYNQRSWERQETKRAEQAPTGELGPLGKLRWGDLVRRDNEYSIFQTNDLHRLVANRDDTDRFRWNALSLQEYTFDNGWTESVASRRDGSTVRTLRDAEDVPIRRTRTDANGDEVTLFNNLPSWWQEKSRIDVNIGAEGFDTGIGGQVIDGAVSSLDELYRAATAEPLGNPRRSFTLNQLLVNEGLRGLMPGIDVDTINFETNSAVVSEDEMAVLELIGAAISAAVAANPREVFLIEGHTDAKGDDLDNMELSDRRAEAVAMLLTEAFNIPPENFVTHGYGEEFLKVETQDEERRNRRVTIRRITPLLTEGTELSPMATAPDS
- a CDS encoding xanthine dehydrogenase family protein molybdopterin-binding subunit produces the protein MNDMTMAKFGMGASALRVEDQALITGHGRYTADVTPEGTLYGVVLRSPIAAGTFTINDVDAAKSAPGVRLVMTYADLADTMAPLPCRAAYKQEDGTPTAVYPRYVLAKDEVRHIGDPVALIVADSVAAANDAAEMIDIEWNATDSVTDAAAALEDGAPLVWPDHGSNLAFRYGVGNSEGTEEAFARATRFAKLELRNNRLVTNYMETRGALGEFDPATGRYTLTAGTQGGHGMRGVLAEILKTDEANIRVVTPDVGGGFGTKIFVYPEYPAVMYAAKLLGGTPVKWICGRSEAYMSDSQGRDNVTTAEIAMDDDGKFLALRVDLKANMGGYLAQFAPHIPFVGSSMAPGVYAFPVMYVAVKGVYTHTVPTDAYRGAGRPEAAYTVERLVDEAARIMGLTPEEIRRRNFIKPEEMPFKTAAGRTYDTGEFDGHMSRAMEVIDWAGFSGRKAESEARGAIRGIGMATYIEACAFPGSERAEIELAPDGKMTLLIGTQTNGQGHATSYTQIIADRLGVDPADITVIQGDTDRVKTGGGTGGSRSIPLGLPSVDVASVEMSTKLKELASDRLEASADDLEFDAGSVRIVGTDRSVTFAELAASAGGLTSEGRVQQDEPTFPNGTHICELEIDKATGKVTLLRYVIVDDFGATVNPMLLQGQVHGGIVQGIGQALYERTVYDDEGQLLSASLLDYCVPRADDVPFFHFETRNVPSKHNAMGIKGAGEAGTIGAAPAVMNAVCNALWTNCGVPHVDMPATPDVLWRLISEAETKAA
- the pgi gene encoding glucose-6-phosphate isomerase, with the translated sequence MPMSDALTDHLKSLDGFHLRDAFASDPGRAGRFSLEEGDLLLDYSKNIVTAETMRLLMERARAAGLEAMRDAMFAGEPINLTEGRAVLHVALRDPGPFQVAGKDVTGEVKEVLDRVVAFADGVRGGTIAAADGAPFSDVVNIGIGGSDLGPRMAVRALSPYREGGPKVHFVANVDGADIADTLAGLNPARTLFLIASKTFTTQETMTNAATARQWIVDNLGEDAVGAHFAAISTALDKVAEFGIGEDRVFGFWDWVGGRYSVWSAIGLSVAIAIGGTNFRQFLAGGAAADEHFRTRPLEENIPVVMGLLGDWYRTYLGYGAYAILPYDQRLIEFAAHLQQVDMESNGKRVHRDGSPVTSPTGPVIFGEPGTNGQHAFYQLLHQGTDVVPVDILVAAQPHEALSDHHAKLVANALAQTQALMRGRTLEEAREQLLAKGMDAAEADRLAPHRVFPGNRPSNTIAYRTLDPFTLGRLLAFYEHKVFVQGVLWDINSFDQWGVELGKELAGVLLPAVKGETSPELDGSTARLLAHLRAV
- a CDS encoding glycosyltransferase family 4 protein, whose product is MTKLALVTDAWHPQVNGVVRTLDTTRQELEKLGIEVYMVTPQEYRTVPMPTYPEIRLAVTPPWRVSRVIDDIQPDYVHIATEGPLGMIARRWCRKNDIGYTTSYHTRFPEYVRARAPVPLSWSYAFVRSFHNAGVCCMVSNTTLERELAARGFRRLVRWVRGVDTVTFNPDVPPALPDLPKPVFLYVGRVSVEKNIDAFLKLDLPGTKLVVGDGPALPDLKARYPEAVFTGNRLGEELTAHYTSADVFVFPSLTDTWGLVQMEALACGVPVAAFPTMGPLDVIADSQTGALNWDLRQACLDALDIPRDRCRAYAEEFSWESSVKQFWENLQKANDLAIANSN
- a CDS encoding UDP-2,3-diacylglucosamine diphosphatase; translated protein: MGSEDEPDVRKFRTLFLSDIHLGTRGCQAELLLDFLRHHDAEKIYLVGDIIDGWRLKKTWYWPQTHNDVVQKILRKGRKGADIVYLPGNHDEFLRDYVGTHFGGVEVVDSAIHTTADGKKLLIIHGDQFDVVVRHAKWLALLGDWAYVTTLATNTWINIVRRKLGLTYWSLSAWAKLKVKNAVSFIGKFEEALSTEAKRRGADGVVCGHIHHATMHDMHGTRYINTGDWVESCTAVAEHEDGTFELIRWTRLAERQPSRPDIAAASRSQAA
- a CDS encoding DUF1489 family protein, which produces MTVHLLKLCVGVTSIDELRQSAERRGGADPSGAMRITTRMAPKRADEVLDEGSLYWVIKGSVQARQRVVGIEPFTDGAGVGRVHILLEPDVVAVRPRPCRAFQGWRYLRADEAPADFSLAAVDEAMPAAMRRDLLELCLI
- a CDS encoding DUF4167 domain-containing protein, with amino-acid sequence MRPNNPSKRLRGRSRSKGGGNPLSRSYESNGPDVKIRGSALQVADKYAQLARDAQSSGDRVMAENYFQHAEHYYRIVAAAYEQSGQPQPRDRRDDDRGGRGGDQPSINGYDGMEDDDEGMRRAIRVNGNHAHNRDDDHDDAPSHSHHRNGNGNGNGANGRHAAPSDDEDDDGPSTTADPGRAPQPVVTASPVEMEAAGEYTSDDDSSASDNESSDAEGDASEAKPKKAAKPKTPRRRSSSTTTTTRTRTPRTRRSEAASDAAPQPAAETGEPN